The DNA region CGTCTCATCTGTGATGTTGTATTTATGAAGGAACCCAGAGTCACATTAACAAAAGATGAACAGGGTGGCTTGAAAATCAAGTGTCTTgatatgttttcaaaaatttattttgcaacATATTGGAGGATAGAATGGAATTTGAAAGACTATTCTATTAAAGACTTTATAGAATTTTACTATACAAATTTTGGTAAgtcattttaatagttatttcaTATCAGATGTATTTGAACAATGTAGGAGCTGTAATTTATAGATATGAGTCagtacttattaaaatattgtggaaATGATTTAAGAAGCACACCTAGTGCCTGTATTATAATACAGAGTGTACTAGTGTctaaactttcaaaaataatgtacTTACATTTCAAATGAATATCTCTGAGTATCTTTTGGGTTACAGCCTTCTAAAGAGTAGGCACTCAACAGAGAGTTATATTTACTATAGGTCCTACCAGTTTTATTGTTCGGGCTGTAATGTTATGAATATTGTGATTGATCCAagtcattattcattttgtttcgatttttttaaataattagcgATTTAGTGatgtgtaaaatttgtaaacaatgTGACCAAGCAAGTTCCTGAAACTTCAAAATTGCTATCATGTGTGAATATATGGAATTAATGGAGTTAAGCCATTTATTTAAGAAGAGTTTTAACAGCTTAATAAATGCTTTTTGAAGAAGAGGAAGGTGAATTATTATGGACCTGGAATAGCAGATTAGCTCTAAATATGACATTTATCAATTCACAACaatgaaatcaataattttatctttaaacgAGATTTTCTCGACAATCATGGGTAAAGGTataaaaaataccttttagtttaataatatatgtatatcttTTGAATTCAGCAACGGTGAAGGCCGCAATCACAGCAGtatgcaaaattattttttttttcatttacactgtatattaatgatttatacacaaatgtatccttcaaattttaaaacatttgatacattggttttctttaaaaaaatcccAAAAATTACCTTTTTTTAGACAATCACATTAGTTGTAcccttaacatatttttgcgATAGTATAAgatcaaatttcaattataattcaattaaaaaaaaaattaaataaacatccaattataatatataaatattaataaaattttgttttaactaataaaatcgTAGCAACCACTTAAACGACGAAATAATAACTTGtatgtatttgtttttcatttatttgttagCCATTGTCAGTTTGAATGTGTTGTTATCCAAATATTTCCAATAGGACTGAGATTCTGTCTTTAAGATGAATTCCATATATTAATCTTATTCTGCactaataattcttatttataattttagaatgtttTGATATATGtgcattcatttattaaatagatgGTTATGTCATTTTGCTAACTGCATATAGAACAACGGTTGCAAACACACAGAACGAAATTATTCACTGAAGGTCTTTGTAAATCTTAAATGTATACACATTacatattaacattttcatttagatttttttgtagtTTGGGACACATCACTTTCACATATCTCTAATGGACTGTCTAAAGGCATTTGGAATGATTATCTGGGCATTAACTTAATAAAGATGTTGATCCACTGATCTTGTGTCCTAGGATAAACTTTCTTAGTAGTGGAAACCCCTGACGTTgtattttgttcttttatgAATTACTAGGTTCTCTACTATTTAAATAGCACTTTGGTTGACGTCAGATCTCGTTCATAAGACTCCCCTTTGCTTCCCAATACGGCGACTCCGATATGTATTCTGTGGTCCCAACCAGATCAGTTATAAAAGATCTAATAATATTGGCTCAGTTTAATAACTGCCgtcaatgtaaaaatataaatttaacttataatCAGGTTTGCAGCTAATGAAGATACAGGGTCAGCTGTATGCCTTATTCCTtctgaaaacttgaaaatagCTGATTTCAACATTGAGATGATTGCTTCATTCCATATAATCCCTCCTGATCTCTCGTACCACTTGGATTGTTGCATGTAAATGGTTTCACTTATTTCACTGTCCGGGAATGTTGTTTAGATGTCGATCTGTAGAATGGTCGAGTTCTCATGTGCTGTTATGCTAAGCACCGCTTTGATGGAATTTAAACGTGCTGTGGAGCCAGAGGTTTCGTTGTAGTCCACGCTTTTTCTTTGATTAAATCCACTTGCTTCTCGACTTGCTTGGTTCTGAATGGGTTCCCCTTTCACATTCTACTTCAGTTTAAGTGTCTACTTGTCGTCAATTACTTTGTGAACCTCTGGTTGTAGTtaccagtttttttttttatcagaGAGTGATActtctcatttattttattatttgattatcttTGTTGTGGACCCTCTTATAGTTTCTAAAAACAAATCGTCTACAATAATCCTTCGTATTACTTTCTCGATCGTTTTACTCCTCAAAGTTCGTGCTTCGTCTGTTTCTCTTTCTTTCAGGCATTGATCTACCTCTGGTTGTGGATCTGAGTCTATCTTTTCGACTTTCTTCTAAGATTCTTCGGGTGTTTTTTCTTCCAAGAACTACCTACCaatatttgcaatattttcatattggcagaaattttaaaaataaaaactgattaaCAGCAACATGTTACTAAATTTACGATATAgaataatttctgaaaattacaACCCACTTTTTCCTGTTACACAAGAATTTTGTCAAAAGAgctaaaagttattaaaattattaaattcaaagtgcttttaataattttatataaacttattttcaGATAACCCCTCCaccataaaaacaattatggaaaatataatCCAACCATCACAGGAATTCCAAACGAAGCTCAAATTGTGGAAATCTTTCATGGACGCGGTTCGAGCTAGCACCAAGGACGGAATCGCGGTAGTACGTCCGGATACAATACACAAACGTAGTAACGACACGGACGTGCTTGTAATCTCCGACACAGAGGATGATTTTGTAAGTTCGACCTCTGGCGCTAACAAGAGACGTAAACTGAACGACAGTGTGTGTTGCAGTACTTCCGTCATTTACACAATACCTGACTGAATAGTTGTTGTTCCgtctaattctatttttatgacGATAAAGTAGCGCAATTTAATACTTGTATGTTTCCTCTAATGATTTTGTGTGATGTGTAAATTGATGagaattgaaattgttatttttgtttgttagaATGTTGAATAttgtgtgtttattttttgagtttgaggaacaaaatgaatgaaaataattgtgctcagttttatatagaaagttacaactatgtataattaaatatcagtgAGGAACGAATATCAAGTTAGTTGATAAATGAAGGCAGATAATCTAATCATGTTCTTAGTAGTATtacattctttatttttatacaatagtaTTATTCGCATAATTTTGGCAGCTATTTGTAAACTGGCCACGACCCCCTTTACGAaacattgttaatatatttaaagtttaaacacgAAATTCGAGGTCAACTGTGAAGTTCCTACGTCTACTAGGGTTATTTAGAGTAAACGTGTTAGtgatctatttaaaaatagtaaataatcgacTATCTAGGGGAGAGTATTTAAACTGTACAGCAAGGaccaaatttatcattttttaagttaaatacaaatactatgaATTTAAACctcaaaattcattcatttacaGGACTATTtcgacaaataaattaaaaaaataaaacttaatatttgttcccactatgtttatatttgtgaatacatacaataaatgtaaaattgtaaatatgttttcaacTGTTGTccatcttaaatattatatttctcttCCTAATTACTCTACTACTCAAATTAAAAGGCTTcagaaatttcttttttattttaatacaacttTCAAATTGTGTTAATAAACTATTAGTATGTTACAGACTGGGCAAATAGAATCAGAAACTAATATGCAGAATTAACTGTTTGttcataaatacaataatagatATGTTCGAAAACGAATGGAAACCATCTCAAATCGTCAGTCACAGGCGTACTTCGCTTTCGTACAAAACACTTTGCAGGATAATTTTGtagttatgtttttatatatagtattttaatagatttagaatatgttttcaaaaaaaacgaaattgcttttattttgaGTAGTATATATTTACTATGGTTCAGATTTTAAGCAtttacttcatttttttttttttaattttgtttaatgtgaTATTtggttgatttaattttatgcgtattttatcaataaatatatttattgcttccttatgtttttttattattttttttttcaaataataattataattatactgaataattgttatttttgttatttgcaaTGACTACTGTTGAATATTGTGTTTTCTTTCTgttaaactaaactaactaactaactatcAGTAAGGAACAAATATCAAGTTAGACGATTGGTGAAAGCAGAGAATGTAATCAAGTTCTTAATAATAGATTCTTAGTTTTTATACCACAGTATGATACGTATAACTTTCGCAGTTAAGGTCTTTTTAAATTGGCCACAACCTTGTTTacgaaacatttatttatgtaaaatttaagctGCAAATTGATTGTGAACTTTATAAACCGTTCATTAAAAAAGAAGTATATATGACCATCGATGTTAGGAATAAAAACACTGACTAGatcataacaatatttattgaagtaTTATTTTGTCGCCATAAATTGGTTTTTCAGTTCATAGAAAGGGTTATATATGTTGTTAGtgatctaattaaaatgtggtaattaaataattatctgggagagaatatttaaaaaatcaagttaTGCGTTACATTGCTCCTAGTCTTGCTTTTTTTGAGTGTTTAAActacatttatcatttttaaggCAAACAAAAATGCATATATTGACTGATTCAAACATcgatattagttaatttacattactatttcactaaataaataaaaaataaaacttaatatttgttcccactatgtttatatttgtgaATACATACAATaactgtaaaattgtaaatatgttttcaacTGTTGtcaatcttaaatattatatttctcttCTACTCAAATTAACAAGCTAaacttcttttttgttttaatataatttcaaaatctaaTTGTGTTAATAATCTATTAGTATGTTACTGACTGCGCAAATATAACCAGAAAGTAATATGTAAAACCAGCTGTTTGATATTAAAGTATGCTTGAAGAACGAATGGAAACCATAAGAAACCTTCAGTCATAGGCGTACTTATGAAAATACAAACTTAGAACACCAATGCTCATGCGTCTGACGGTTTTCGGGGGTTTTCAATCGTTTCTTTGAACAAGGCTTACATTATTTACTGACACACAATCACTTTTGTACAAAACAACAAGTTtctatgtattattttaatagctttaaaatattttttcagaaaaaaacaagactatttttttattttgagtagtatatatttattaatgtgcaGTGCTTTGCGTTTTTCTCcacttgtttcatttttttttaatttttattattgtgacacttggttgttttaatttatcatatacgaattttttcaataaat from Aethina tumida isolate Nest 87 chromosome 1, icAetTumi1.1, whole genome shotgun sequence includes:
- the LOC109609342 gene encoding uncharacterized protein LOC109609342, which translates into the protein MNSTSLFVNKLKQDFNINVNLSDVIFTKTNIDLYNNNENRSTSFGEKLCLLYIADCTVFNMQFSMKILTFNYDKSNEVLKLDINIHDKWIEKELASCRNFLQRNRNLNLTFSILTEFAKYIEARRLICDVVFMKEPRVTLTKDEQGGLKIKCLDMFSKIYFATYWRIEWNLKDYSIKDFIEFYYTNFDNPSTIKTIMENIIQPSQEFQTKLKLWKSFMDAVRASTKDGIAVVRPDTIHKRSNDTDVLVISDTEDDFVSSTSGANKRRKLNDSVCCSTSVIYTIPD